The proteins below come from a single Brachyhypopomus gauderio isolate BG-103 unplaced genomic scaffold, BGAUD_0.2 sc185, whole genome shotgun sequence genomic window:
- the srd5a2a gene encoding 3-oxo-5-alpha-steroid 4-dehydrogenase 2a, protein MLCQERTVHSLSWGYIVGGVLLVFHQRSSGTPYGRYVDAGGRSLMVPARLAWLVQELPSFLVPVLLLLSTESLTDVGRNILIWTFCLHYFQRTFIFSLLTKGRPSPLFIVVSAVVFCSINGFLQGHYMLHCGQYEASWLTDPRYITGLVLFCLGMAINIHSDHILRNLRKPGEISYKIPRGGMFELVSGANFFGEIVEWFGYAVATWSLPTFSFAFFTLCSIGPRAYHHHRFYVEKFDDYPKTRKAVIPFIL, encoded by the exons ATGCTATGCCAAGAGAGGACAGTGCACTCCCTTAGCTGGGGCTACATAGTCGGGGGGGTGTTGTTGGTCTTCCACCAGAGGTCCTCGGGCACCCCGTACGGCCGCTACGTAGACGCTGGCGGCCGCTCGCTGATGGTCCCGGCCCGGCTGGCTTGGTTGGTCCAGGAGCTACCGTCCTTCCTTGTACCCGTCTTGCTGCTGCTGAGCACGGAGAGCTTGACAGATGTGGGCCGCAACATTCTGATCTGGACATTCTGCCTGCACTACTTCCAGAG GACCTTCATCTTCTCCCTACTGACCAAGGGAAGACCTTCTCCACTCTTCATCGTGGTGTCGGCCGTGGTGTTCTGCTCCATCAACGGCTTCCTGCAGGGTCACTACATGCTCCACTGTGGGCAGTACGAGGCGTCCTGGCTCACGGACCCACGTTATATCACAG GTCTGGTGCTCTTCTGCTTGGGCATGGCCATCAACATTCACAGTGATCACATTCTGCGCAACCTGAGAAAACCAGGCGAGATCTCCTACAAAATCCCCAGAG GGGGAATGTTTGAGTTGGTGTCCGGTGCCAACTTCTTCGGGGAGATTGTGGAGTGGTTCGGTTATGCCGTAGCCACTTGGTCTCTGCCCACGTTCTCCTTCGCATTCTTCACGTTGTGCTCCATAGGACCGCGAGCCTACCACCACCACAG GTTCTACGTTGAGAAATTCGATGATTACCCCAAAACAAGGAAGGCGGTGATTCCGTTCATCCTCTAG
- the LOC143502004 gene encoding uncharacterized protein LOC143502004, with translation MRSQTWLRKKWLWVAGGAFVGLHFVTWIMQKTMKRTVRTELELKQRRETED, from the coding sequence ATGAGGAGCCAGACCTGGCTGAGGAAGAAATGGCTTTGGGTCGCCGGCGGCGCTTTTGTTGGTCTTCACTTTGTAACGTGGATCATGCAGAAGACGATGAAGAGGACGGTGCGCACAGAACTGgaactcaaacaaagacgagagACTGAGGACTGA